Proteins co-encoded in one Candidatus Nitrosocosmicus arcticus genomic window:
- a CDS encoding amidohydrolase family protein, giving the protein MSDHPVTLTRNLFYTLRHVLRFGLSKSDSISKITKEPADIIGIDDIGQIKPGFISSMILWNGDPFSLTSHPTMVIAEGNTIYQE; this is encoded by the coding sequence ATGAGTGATCATCCTGTTACCTTGACAAGAAACTTATTCTATACACTAAGACACGTGTTACGATTTGGGCTTTCAAAATCAGACTCTATCTCGAAAATCACTAAAGAACCAGCTGATATTATCGGAATAGACGATATTGGACAAATTAAACCTGGATTTATTTCATCAATGATATTATGGAATGGTGATCCTTTTTCATTAACCAGCCATCCTACTATGGTGATAGCTGAAGGCAATACCATTTATCAAGAGTAA
- a CDS encoding universal stress protein, protein MNLNNNIFSKILVPIDGSTNSMKAIDYAVDLAEKYNSELIAFHVLYSQSGFAFHKETVAGTITSSSLNDLNLEAKQEAEKWFEEINKRADKKNVQIKTEVVLTVISIVEAILTYAEKENIDLIVIGSKGKSGWKKLIVGSVASGISTYAHCPILIVK, encoded by the coding sequence ATGAACTTGAATAACAATATATTTAGTAAAATTTTGGTCCCTATAGATGGCTCTACAAATTCTATGAAAGCCATTGACTACGCTGTCGACCTAGCTGAAAAATACAATAGTGAGTTAATAGCGTTCCACGTTTTGTATTCACAATCAGGATTTGCTTTTCACAAAGAAACAGTAGCGGGAACCATTACATCAAGTTCTTTAAATGATTTGAACCTTGAGGCAAAGCAAGAAGCAGAAAAATGGTTTGAAGAAATAAACAAGAGGGCTGATAAAAAGAATGTACAAATTAAAACAGAAGTTGTATTAACCGTAATATCAATAGTAGAAGCTATCCTAACATATGCTGAAAAGGAAAATATCGATTTAATAGTTATTGGATCCAAAGGTAAATCCGGTTGGAAAAAACTAATAGTTGGAAGCGTAGCCTCCGGAATTTCTACCTATGCCCATTGTCCCATCCTGATAGTAAAATAA
- a CDS encoding ribosomal RNA small subunit methyltransferase A: MKKQTKLGQNFLIDHTIIKKIIQTSRINKDDVIYEVGTGKGILTTELCKISKYVHSFELDSILYSRCKRNLTHKNLELLNLDGFNEHLAIPFDVFFSSLPYYESRNAVTWLCQRDFRKGIILLQREFVEKLLSKPGEKNYRAISILSQYRFSIKMLLDVPYTSFSPSPKVESVLIEICPRTSPLSNKVIKDIQFLLSFRKKTISFIVNYFKKNYNRNFDGFDYNEFGKNKLVNLSPVDIVRFSTYLNNGTFNTKR; this comes from the coding sequence TTGAAAAAGCAGACAAAATTAGGACAAAATTTCCTTATAGATCATACCATAATAAAAAAAATAATTCAGACATCTAGGATCAATAAAGATGATGTAATATACGAGGTTGGAACAGGAAAGGGTATACTTACTACAGAACTATGTAAAATTTCAAAATATGTACATTCGTTTGAACTGGATTCTATTCTCTACTCTCGTTGTAAGAGAAATTTGACACATAAGAATTTAGAATTATTGAATTTGGATGGTTTTAATGAACATCTGGCTATTCCTTTTGATGTTTTTTTCTCTAGTTTGCCTTATTATGAGAGTCGAAATGCAGTAACATGGTTGTGCCAAAGAGATTTTAGAAAGGGGATAATCCTACTACAACGCGAATTTGTTGAAAAACTTCTTTCAAAGCCGGGAGAGAAGAATTATAGGGCTATTTCTATATTGTCTCAGTATAGGTTCTCAATCAAGATGTTACTCGATGTTCCATATACATCGTTTTCACCATCCCCAAAAGTTGAGTCGGTCTTAATCGAGATCTGCCCACGAACATCACCTTTATCAAACAAAGTCATTAAAGATATTCAATTCTTGTTATCGTTTAGGAAAAAGACTATCTCATTTATAGTCAATTATTTTAAAAAGAATTATAACCGTAATTTCGATGGTTTTGATTACAATGAATTTGGAAAAAATAAACTTGTAAATTTATCTCCAGTGGACATAGTTCGTTTTAGTACATACCTGAATAATGGTACCTTTAATACTAAACGATGA
- a CDS encoding DUF655 domain-containing protein produces the protein MSRYISNRDNYNKHGDTFSPRKFEEYAYILDYIQNGKSSIVRMREGVIIHAIGEEHLTLLELLGISNEKFSIGERVYIGKDGREKIISVLGRLDYNHTSQSAKNELPIVIEKIVNVNEKRFIDYFNSAQPMTPRVHSLELIPGIGKTYMKSILDERDKRKFESFSDLQNRTGLRDVTKLIAKRIYDEISGETRMNIFVRK, from the coding sequence TTGTCAAGGTATATTTCAAACAGAGATAATTATAATAAACATGGTGATACTTTTTCTCCACGAAAATTCGAAGAATATGCTTACATTTTGGATTATATTCAAAATGGAAAATCTTCAATAGTAAGAATGAGGGAAGGGGTCATTATTCACGCAATAGGTGAAGAACATTTGACATTATTAGAATTATTAGGAATTAGTAACGAAAAATTTAGCATTGGTGAACGCGTATACATCGGTAAAGATGGACGAGAGAAAATTATTAGTGTATTGGGTAGACTTGATTACAATCACACTTCTCAATCTGCAAAGAATGAATTACCGATTGTAATTGAAAAAATAGTAAATGTAAATGAAAAACGGTTTATAGATTATTTCAATTCCGCTCAACCAATGACACCAAGGGTTCATTCCCTTGAGCTTATCCCTGGAATAGGTAAAACATACATGAAGTCGATACTGGATGAAAGAGATAAGCGAAAATTCGAATCATTTTCGGATCTCCAGAATAGGACGGGATTACGAGATGTAACAAAATTAATTGCAAAAAGAATCTATGATGAAATTTCTGGCGAAACCAGAATGAATATCTTTGTAAGAAAATAG
- a CDS encoding RNA polymerase Rpb4: MPEVIKREIITLSEVKKILETIPMDEMDQIQRWTFDYSKKFSKVDYEPAKVMVDRLVAEGDLTPEESVELVNVMPRSIEELRAFTFGWKKLIVTEKLEKIKSILLSKNENNGDEQLQSKVES, encoded by the coding sequence TTGCCCGAAGTAATAAAAAGAGAGATCATCACTTTGTCTGAAGTGAAAAAAATATTAGAGACTATTCCTATGGATGAAATGGATCAAATTCAACGTTGGACATTTGATTACTCTAAGAAGTTTTCAAAGGTGGACTACGAGCCTGCTAAAGTAATGGTTGATAGACTTGTGGCTGAAGGTGATTTAACTCCTGAAGAGTCTGTAGAATTGGTAAATGTAATGCCCCGGTCCATAGAAGAATTAAGGGCTTTTACATTTGGGTGGAAAAAATTAATAGTAACAGAAAAACTTGAAAAGATAAAATCCATTTTACTCTCTAAGAATGAGAATAATGGGGACGAACAGCTCCAATCAAAAGTTGAAAGTTAA